In Salinarimonas sp., a genomic segment contains:
- a CDS encoding type II toxin-antitoxin system VapC family toxin has translation MSAFDLDRALRWADRRRGGRTRRPDAELPFLHVGARQVGPVLLDTCVSIDRMRRTAPPAVLSLLDAGTVFHSATALQELLHGLGALDPGDPRTPTVVERVRTQVISIARHRLRVPDADILGRAALLAGLVCRLQGYARDDRLRALNDCVLFVQALKHGLTVLTANVGDFDVLAQLEPRGRVAFYRRG, from the coding sequence GTGTCCGCATTCGATCTCGATCGGGCGCTTCGATGGGCTGACCGGCGCCGCGGAGGTCGGACGCGCAGGCCGGACGCCGAGCTCCCGTTCCTCCATGTCGGCGCACGCCAGGTCGGGCCCGTCCTGCTCGACACCTGTGTCTCCATCGATCGCATGCGCCGAACGGCGCCGCCCGCGGTCCTGTCGCTCCTTGACGCCGGCACGGTTTTCCATTCGGCGACCGCCCTCCAGGAACTGCTGCACGGTCTCGGCGCGCTCGACCCCGGTGATCCGCGAACGCCCACCGTCGTGGAGCGCGTGCGCACGCAAGTCATCAGCATCGCACGCCACCGCCTCCGCGTCCCCGACGCCGACATCCTCGGTCGCGCGGCGCTCCTCGCCGGCCTCGTCTGCCGCCTGCAGGGCTACGCCCGCGACGACCGGCTGCGCGCCCTGAACGATTGCGTGCTCTTCGTCCAGGCCCTGAAGCATGGCCTCACCGTGCTCACGGCCAATGTCGGCGACTTCGACGTCCTGGCCCAGCTCGAGCCGCGGGGGCGGGTGGCGTTCTATCGGCGTGGGTGA
- a CDS encoding MAPEG family protein encodes MSAGAVSAGALLAPVLVLVAMTFALLLWSGRMRFAAVGRGEVKMRDVALREPNWPQHITKVANCFQNQLELPLLFYVLVALVLATGVGSVVDLVLAWAFVAARLAHAAVFVTSNDLRKRGPIFVVGMAVLALHWGWFALRLYAL; translated from the coding sequence ATGAGCGCGGGCGCCGTCTCGGCGGGGGCGCTCCTCGCCCCCGTCCTCGTCCTCGTGGCGATGACCTTCGCGCTCCTGCTCTGGTCGGGGCGCATGCGCTTCGCCGCGGTGGGCCGCGGCGAGGTGAAGATGCGCGACGTGGCTTTGCGCGAGCCGAACTGGCCCCAGCACATCACCAAGGTCGCGAACTGCTTCCAGAACCAGCTGGAGCTGCCGCTCCTGTTCTACGTACTCGTCGCGCTGGTGCTCGCGACGGGGGTGGGGAGCGTCGTCGACCTCGTCCTCGCCTGGGCCTTCGTCGCCGCCCGCCTCGCCCACGCCGCGGTGTTCGTGACCTCGAACGACTTGAGGAAGCGCGGGCCGATCTTCGTGGTCGGCATGGCGGTGCTGGCGCTGCACTGGGGGTGGTTCGCGCTGCGGCTTTACGCGTTGTGA
- a CDS encoding RsmB/NOP family class I SAM-dependent RNA methyltransferase gives MTPHARLSAAMEVLDDILARRRPAADSLKDWGLSHRFAGSKDRAGIATIVYDALRRRASAAWILGQAPGEETGRALVLGMLALQRSMSVEEIASLANGERFAPAPLSDDERARLARPDLSDAPPHVQGDYPEWIHDELAGVFGEDVAAEARALAERAPLDIRVNTLLVTREEAQNALAFLSPIETPHSPLGLRIALGDDGRGPALQAEPEFKKGWFEIQDEGSQLAALLAHPGGKAQVVDLCAGAGGKTLALAALMDNAGQIYATDADARRLAPIHDRLARSGARNVQIRSPRGKADAVEDLDARADLVLVDAPCTGTGTWRRNPDAKWRLRPGSLEQRLAEQERVLDRAARLVKPGGRIVYVTCSVLPAENDGAIAGLLSRTDGFAPVPAGDLLAAAGLEALAPHVRTTRFGLQMSPLRTGVDGFYVAALARAG, from the coding sequence ATGACGCCGCACGCACGCCTGTCCGCCGCGATGGAGGTCCTCGACGACATCCTCGCGCGCCGCCGCCCCGCCGCCGACTCCCTCAAGGATTGGGGCCTCTCCCACCGCTTCGCCGGGTCGAAGGACCGCGCCGGCATCGCCACCATCGTCTACGACGCCCTGCGCCGGCGCGCTTCCGCGGCCTGGATCCTGGGGCAGGCGCCGGGCGAGGAGACCGGCCGGGCGCTGGTGCTCGGCATGCTCGCCCTCCAGCGGTCGATGAGCGTCGAGGAGATCGCTTCGCTGGCCAACGGCGAGCGTTTCGCGCCGGCGCCCCTCTCGGACGACGAGCGCGCCCGCCTCGCGCGGCCGGACCTCTCCGACGCGCCGCCGCACGTCCAGGGCGACTATCCCGAGTGGATCCACGACGAGCTCGCGGGCGTGTTCGGCGAGGACGTCGCCGCCGAGGCCCGGGCGCTCGCCGAGCGCGCGCCCCTCGACATCCGCGTCAACACGCTCCTCGTCACCCGCGAGGAGGCGCAGAACGCGCTCGCCTTCCTCTCGCCGATCGAGACGCCGCATTCCCCGCTCGGCCTGCGCATCGCGCTCGGCGACGACGGGCGCGGGCCCGCGCTCCAGGCCGAGCCCGAGTTCAAGAAGGGCTGGTTCGAGATCCAGGACGAGGGCTCGCAGCTCGCCGCCCTCCTCGCCCATCCGGGCGGGAAGGCGCAGGTGGTGGACCTCTGCGCCGGCGCAGGCGGCAAGACGCTGGCGCTCGCGGCCTTGATGGACAATGCCGGCCAGATCTACGCCACCGACGCCGACGCGCGCCGGCTGGCGCCCATTCACGACCGGCTCGCCCGCTCCGGCGCGCGCAACGTCCAGATCCGCTCGCCGCGGGGCAAGGCCGACGCGGTGGAGGATCTCGACGCCCGCGCCGATCTCGTCCTCGTCGATGCGCCCTGCACCGGCACCGGCACCTGGCGGCGCAACCCGGACGCCAAGTGGCGGCTGCGGCCGGGCTCGCTGGAGCAGCGTCTCGCCGAGCAGGAGCGCGTGCTCGACCGCGCGGCGCGGCTCGTGAAGCCCGGCGGGCGGATCGTCTACGTCACCTGCTCGGTGCTGCCGGCGGAGAACGACGGCGCGATCGCGGGCCTGCTTTCGCGCACGGACGGCTTCGCGCCCGTGCCGGCGGGCGATCTCCTCGCCGCGGCGGGGCTCGAGGCGCTCGCGCCGCATGTCCGCACGACGCGCTTCGGCCTGCAGATGTCGCCGCTGCGGACCGGCGTCGACGGCTTCTACGTCGCGGCCCTCGCCCGCGCGGGCTGA
- the guaA gene encoding glutamine-hydrolyzing GMP synthase, whose translation MTDAPITETAAEANHDKILIVDFGSQVTQLIARRVREQGVYSEIVPFQSAAEAFRAMKPKGVILSGGPASVLEDVSPRAPQEIFEAGVPVLGICYGEQTMAAQLGGVVEGGHHREFGRAEVEVVADSPLFADVWQVGQRYPVWMSHGDRVTKLPEGFSIIGASENAPFAAVADEARRFYGVQFHPEVVHTPSGGHLLRNFVRTIAGCTGDWTMAAFKEEAIARIRAQVGSERVICGLSGGVDSAVAAVLIHEAIGDQLTCVFVDHGLMRAGEAAEVVSLFRYAYNIPLVHVEAQATFLSALAGVDDPEVKRKTIGRLFIDVFEAEAKKVGGAAFLAQGTLYPDVIESVSFTGGPSVTIKSHHNVGGLPERMNMKLVEPLRELFKDEVRLLGRELGLPEGFVGRHPFPGPGLAIRCPGEITGEKLDILRKADTIYLEEIRRAGLYDDIWQAFAVLLPVRTVGVMGDFRTYDYVCALRAVTSVDGMTADFYPFDMGFIGRVATRIINEVRGINRVVYDVTSKPPGTIEWE comes from the coding sequence ATGACCGACGCCCCCATCACCGAGACAGCCGCCGAGGCCAACCACGACAAGATCCTGATCGTCGATTTCGGCTCGCAGGTGACGCAGCTGATCGCGCGGCGGGTGCGCGAGCAGGGCGTCTATTCCGAGATCGTGCCGTTCCAGTCCGCCGCCGAGGCCTTCCGCGCCATGAAGCCGAAGGGCGTCATCCTCTCGGGCGGGCCGGCCTCCGTCCTGGAGGACGTCTCGCCCCGGGCGCCGCAGGAGATCTTCGAGGCCGGCGTGCCGGTGCTCGGCATCTGCTACGGCGAGCAGACGATGGCGGCGCAGCTCGGCGGCGTGGTGGAGGGCGGCCACCACCGGGAGTTCGGCCGCGCCGAGGTCGAGGTCGTGGCGGACAGCCCGCTCTTCGCGGACGTCTGGCAGGTGGGCCAGCGCTACCCGGTGTGGATGAGCCACGGCGACCGCGTCACCAAGCTCCCCGAGGGCTTCTCCATCATCGGCGCCTCCGAGAACGCGCCCTTCGCCGCCGTCGCCGACGAGGCGCGGCGCTTCTACGGCGTGCAGTTCCATCCGGAAGTGGTGCACACGCCGAGCGGCGGGCACCTGCTGCGCAATTTCGTGCGCACCATCGCCGGCTGCACGGGCGACTGGACCATGGCCGCCTTCAAGGAGGAGGCGATCGCCCGCATCCGCGCCCAGGTCGGCTCCGAGCGGGTGATCTGCGGCCTCTCCGGCGGCGTCGATTCCGCCGTCGCGGCGGTGCTGATCCACGAGGCGATCGGCGACCAGCTCACCTGCGTCTTCGTCGACCACGGCCTGATGCGCGCGGGCGAGGCGGCGGAGGTGGTGAGCCTCTTCCGCTACGCCTACAACATCCCCCTCGTGCACGTGGAGGCGCAGGCAACCTTCCTCTCCGCGCTCGCCGGCGTCGACGACCCGGAAGTCAAGCGCAAGACCATCGGGCGCCTCTTCATCGACGTGTTCGAGGCCGAGGCGAAAAAGGTCGGCGGCGCCGCCTTCCTCGCCCAGGGCACGCTCTACCCGGACGTGATCGAGAGCGTCAGCTTCACCGGCGGCCCCTCCGTCACCATCAAGAGCCACCACAACGTGGGCGGGCTGCCCGAGCGCATGAACATGAAGCTCGTCGAGCCCCTGCGCGAGCTGTTCAAGGACGAGGTGCGCCTGCTCGGCCGCGAGCTCGGTCTCCCCGAAGGCTTCGTCGGCCGCCACCCCTTCCCCGGCCCCGGCCTCGCCATCCGCTGCCCCGGCGAGATCACGGGCGAGAAGCTCGACATCCTGCGCAAGGCCGACACGATCTACCTCGAGGAAATCCGCCGCGCCGGCCTCTACGACGACATCTGGCAGGCCTTCGCCGTGCTGCTCCCGGTGCGCACGGTGGGTGTGATGGGCGACTTCCGCACTTACGACTACGTCTGCGCGCTGCGTGCGGTGACGTCGGTGGACGGCATGACGGCGGATTTCTATCCGTTCGACATGGGGTTCATCGGGCGGGTGGCGACGCGGATCATCAACGAGGTGCGGGGGATCAATAGGGTTGTGTATGATGTGACGAGCAAGCCGCCGGGGACGATTGAATGGGAGTGA